The Zalophus californianus isolate mZalCal1 chromosome 7, mZalCal1.pri.v2, whole genome shotgun sequence genome includes a region encoding these proteins:
- the LOC113927593 gene encoding LOW QUALITY PROTEIN: ribonuclease P protein subunit p40-like (The sequence of the model RefSeq protein was modified relative to this genomic sequence to represent the inferred CDS: inserted 1 base in 1 codon; substituted 1 base at 1 genomic stop codon) yields the protein MATLHRLREVPRHLLVCKKSNYGHDKSRHWHFVETHYHNYRVSFLIPECGILSKELKNLVMETGPYYLVKNLPLHELITHEFINTVVKKGWCCALTYNKNIDEDNTVALLPDGKLILSLDKDTYEETGLQVHSSQYSGRKIMKFSAEESIVMSYFSNYRIQEHQPKIALSTGTERQCPVLQSSARWGAPEAACSAPELLDWLGAIFSHTELNNEPNNFISTYCCPQLSTVVAKADLCTITGFILPEICLLLEQLCRYFDEPKLAPWVTLLVXDSPVXLRENEHGFRKGGEHLYNFVIFNNQDYWLQMAVGANDDCPP from the exons ATGGCCACCCTGCATCGGCTGCGGGAGGTTCCCCGGCACTTGCTGGTCTGCAAGAAATCCAACTACGGCCACGACAAGTCGCGCCACTGGCATTTTGTGGAGACGCACTATCACAACTACAGGGTTTCATTTCTGATTCCTGAATGTGGGATTCtgtcaaaagaactgaaaaaccTGGTCATGGAAACTGGACCCTATTACTTGGTGAAGAACTTACCTCTTCATGAGTTAATTACACACGAATTCATCAACACTGTTGTGAAGAAAGGTTGGTGCTGTGCACtaacatacaataaaaatatcGATGAAGATAATACTGTGGCCCTGCTGCCAGACGGGAAATTAATTTTATCACTGGATAAGGATACTTATGAAGAAACTGGTCTTCAAGTTCATTCATCTCAGTATTCTGGcagaaaaatcatgaaattta GTGCAGAAGAATCCATAGTGATGTCATACTTTTCCAATTACCGAATTCAGGAGCATCAGCCAAAAATAGCCCTGAGCACAGGGACCGAGCGGCAGTGCCCCGTGCTGCAGAGCAGCGCCCGCTGGGGGGCGCCAGAGGCGGCCTGCAGTGCTCCGGAGCTTCTGGACTGGCTGGGCGCCATCTTCAGCCACACGGAACTGAATAATGAGCCTAATAACTTCATATCAACCTATTGCTGTCCTCAGCTAAGCACAGTGGTGGCCAAAGCCGATTTGTGTACAATCACTGGTTTCATACTTCCAGAGATCTGTCTCCTCTTGGAACAGCTGTGTCGCTACTTTGATGAGCCCAAGTTAGCTCCTTGGGTTACGTTGTTAG CAGACAGTCCTGTTTAGTTGAGAGAAAATGAACATGGTTTTCGAAAAGGAGGAGAACATTTATACAACTTCGTGATTTTTAATAATCAGGACTATTGGCTTCAGATGGCTGTTGGGGCGAATGATGACTGTCCACcgtaa